A window of Amaranthus tricolor cultivar Red isolate AtriRed21 chromosome 8, ASM2621246v1, whole genome shotgun sequence genomic DNA:
ggctcaccaatgcttaGCGCGTATTGTttacaataccattgtgttacacttgccggacatgtcgcggacggtagaccgactaccaaatgagtcacaggatgactcacagagtacccatgtaaacttatgatatgagtttgaaattgatttggatcaattgagattttatgatttatgatgaaaaatgagaatttgaaattactatagagctattgaactggatttgaatcataatgtgatttatcaaatgaaaaaccatatttcaaaatgaatttactcaaataaaaaaaagattttaataacttgtttgacggacaccagtgtgtttatactcagcttttttgctgatactatgctttgtatgtttttccaatggttttgtttttagagtaaacccctatggaacctcgacggagaatggatatgcgagcggaagttgaacccgagttggagtatgactcaaCTTTTGTTTAgatttctttattgtatttgagagactattagtttagatttagactattttaaggatgtaatttgaactttggacttatttcgatttggttgtaattttcctatattttagacagttaagacttccgttatattgctttggtttggttcaagtattatacttggatattggtttgacctttaagtaaccccttaattgtgttggtaaaagtaagcttccgcttgactaatactaaattccagttagtatttgccttcataattcaagGCGGTTACACAATCaaagtattttttaatattataatttaaaaatcttctctattcaaaaattaaaattatttcaacttCACATAGAATGATCAAAAGACGAATTTCCCATtcaccaatttaaaaaaaaaattattccaaataatttaatctttactCGATTATTCTCCAATAatttcaactattgattaatcatgaaaaaTCTAAACTATTAAGTCACTTACCCAAAATTGTTGTTGTGCAACTTGTTTTTGTagttaaattagaaaaaaaaaaaaaaacaaaatgacaAAAGACAGTTATAAAAAAGTAAGAAGATATCTTACAAAGTTCagatttcttataaataattaataattgagattaatttctaaaaaagttttaatcaCTTCTTTTGAAAAGGCTTGCTTTTTGGGTCTTAAAGACATCTACAGCCTGAAAAGAAGGGGCAAAAAAACCGTTAAAAGAACCTAAAAATGGAATTGGAGTTTTGTCATTATATTCTCAATTTGCCTTTTTATCTAGTCTAgaggagaaaaaataaaaaaatgaaaaaaaaatcaaatataatattGATGAGTTCTTTTAccacttattagttattaccaGCAAACTACAAGCAAATAACAAATTGAAGAGGTGAGTGGTCAATTTGTTTTAGTAATAAGACAAAGCAATGTTCACACCAATTATTACTCATTAGATCTcataattccttttttttttttttaaacaaaccATTGTGAAGTTTGATGATTATTTCTCCTTTTCCTatcaaaacaataaataaaaaatcttcatcttcatactagtatttcttttgattttctACCAGTAATCAtcctgggtttttttttttttttttttctttttcctcattACTATTGAAAGGATTgtctttttacttttcttttttttgttttaacaatTATTCCAAATTTTTGGACTGATTCTTCAGCTTGGTGGAATCTATTTATATGTAAAAattcctatatttttttatttattgatgttTTGTTTACTTACTCCGTTTTATTTGTAAGTTTTGCTCAGTAGTTGTGTTTTTTCATTAAAGTTTTTAACTTGTGGAATCTCTCTACAAACTTCAGGCTGTGTTTGGTATCTTTCGTTGAAAAATTTCTTCCTTCTATTGTGGGTGATTCTGTAATCTTGGGTTTGAGGTGATTCAATGCCTGAGGAGGATTTTGTAGAGGTTAAATTCAGATTATATGATGGGTCGGATATCGGACCCTTTAAGTACTCACCAGGTTCGACAGTTGCCCAACTCAAGGAAAGAATTGTTGCTGAATGGCCTAAAGGTTTGTGCTTTATCTAATTGTTtgtattaagtttatttttttgaaataattatatTGTTCTATGTCAATTTGCGAAGAATTTCCAGTTAATTTCTTGTTTCTGTATGAAAAACCCAAATTAGTGTTTTGTGGGATGATAATTAAGGTTCTGGAATTGTACTGTAATTGTTTAGTAGGAGTAGTTTTTAGTGGGACATTTGACTATTTTATATGAGCTTCGTTTGTGGGAtgtttaattgaaaaaaaaaacaatgaagaagTATAAAGTATGTGCTTTGTATTTATGGAGTTTGAGTAAAGGGTTTGGTTCCATGAATGTATTTCGTTATGTGAAAATATTAGGATTAAGAGTGTTTTTGGATACACTggagaaaggaaaggaaaggaaagggaggggaggattgatgaattttctctCCAAATCTCACAAAATGTGAAGGTTATCATCCTTGCTATTATTTTCCTTCCTTATTTGCTAccaaaatgaagaaaaatggATCTTCTCATTTCCCTCCCCTTCCTTCAATCCAAATAAAGCATAAGTCTATCATGTGCTTGCGGGTTGGACTGGTTTGTACTAGTGTGAGTACCTTCTGATGAGTCTTTCTGCaagaataatagtaatattcaATAGTGTACATTTGGTTTAAGAGTGACAAAGTGATGGAATTATTATTCTGTATTAAGTGCTTGGGAATTTTCTTGAGTAAACGAACTGACGTTAGCTATGATTTGAAATGTACGGAAACTTTGGGATTGTCATTTGTGCGAGTATGAGTTATTGTAAAAGATATGGTGGAGTTTGCGAGGTTTGCAAATGGAAGAAAAGCTGGCTAAGGCATTGATCATGGTTGGTTATTGTTGATTATCTTCTTTGATTTAGTTTTCTTTCTACTTAAGGTTGGCTCTGGACTCTTGGGGTAGTCAATTGTTAGCTAAATGGTGAACATAGTAGGTGGCTTGTCCAAAATCTTATTCTTGCAATTTGGGAAGTTAAAGATTTATTTGAAATAGAATCACAAACAAAAGAATATAGTAGTAGACGAAGGTACTTATAGTAGAATTCATTATCACTACTTATTGGCACCCTTattcttaataattaaataaatattagtcaAAAAGGAAGCTCTAAGACCCTTTTGGTGGATGCATTACAAGTTTTTATGGTAGTCTTATAAAGTGAGAAAAAAGGTCCACACCCTTTCTATCTATTTCAGTTTTTGCCAATGGCATCTATGTATTTATTCGCGGAGTCCTTTTGATGCGGAAGTGATAACACTCATTAATCTTCTTTTTGTAGGCACTAGCACATTAACTCTAAATGTGGGCTATCATAATTTATTGTGTAGTAACGTGAGAAATTATCATCATATTATATTTAGTGAAGGTGCGACGAAGGAGGTTCTCTATCTATTTTACGTTTCTTGCCAATGGCATCTATGTATTTACTCACCAAATCCTAATAAGACAGTCCCTGTGATAACATTCATAAATCTTCTCTTTGTAGGCACTAGCACAATAAGTCTAAATATGCACTATCATAATTTATTGTGTAGTAACGCTAGATATAATCATCATATTATTTTCAGTGAATGTGTGAAAAAGATGCATTTGCAGAAATGGAGTAATAACGTGAATCACAACGAATGCGATGtgatgtttttaaaaaaatcacataaggagagttttaaacttataattaatgttGAACTACaattattatgcaataatacCCCCAGAACTTTTTTATCCAATTTAGGGAGATGGTAGAAGAAAGTTTTCTATAACCTCTTCTCGACAAATAATGCTGTAATTGTGAAATTCTGGGATTTACACGTTATTACGCAGCCATTTGATCATGAAAACTCGTGCATTGTTATATAACATGATTAAACGTCGTGATAACTCTCAAACCGATTACATGATAGCTGTTACATAACGTAACGAGAAGTTTTTATTCAATAGGTGTTGCATCCATGACATCGTTGTTGCTACTACAATCGTGATAACATCTGCAATATTTTAACGTTTCGATATATTACTGATGATGGGGTTCGATAAGAATTTCGTTATAAAGTGGTTCATGTTTTGTTTAATTGTGGTTTTGTGATGTATGTGACATCCATAAATGGAGGGTCCCTTTACCAAATATTGATGTTTTTCCAGTTTCTAAACTTCcattttatacgagaaaaaaaaCTCCTCgaattttcttttggaattagTCTCATGTCTTCTTTATTATAGACTAATATCATAACACTGACATTATATTGAGCCTTAACATGCGGGTTCTAGTCCCCCTTCCTTCACACTGGGTGGAAGAGGAagaaaataaagtattgaaatttCTCTATAAATGGAACTTCATGCATTCAAGGGAAGCATAGTGTTTTACTGAATTTTTTTTCGAGTTTCACAAACTATGTTAGTAATGTTTTATGTATATCTATATTGACTGAGAGTAGAGATTTGAAAGTTCTAGTAATATTACTCGTCAAAGGAGTCAAGACGGGGTCAACCTATGTAGGGATTAAGCATCGTCCTTATTAAGGTGAAAATTCAAGCCCATAGCAATGCTAGTACTCCTAGCTTAATTGGTTTCAACAATCAGGCATTAagtgtaattatttaattaaaacaagAAGTTTTAAGATCATATTTGTTGCTGACAGTATACATAAACTATATTTTGTGTTAGCTCATGAAGGTTGTTTATCAGGTGTAGTGGAACGATACCTTTTATGaaaaattttgtgaagaaaatgagataattgaaaTAGAAAAGCATAATCACTGGTCAAGAGGTTTTCCAATTAAAATTATactaacttttcattatcattcgTGCCATTTAATACTAACAATCAATAAGCCGTTGTAGTAACtagcatttatttatatttgctGATGATTTTCACATCTGATGAATGAGTTACCTTTAAGACGTTCATATTTTCTTAGATGTTCAGTTGGTTTATCGGCCTGGCTCCTTTTATGGTTGTCTTTACAATTCTATGCTGCCATATGTTGTTATATCTCCAGTTTTTAGAAAGTTTGTGTCTTGTTTATTTCAGATAAGAAGATTGCGCCAAAGGCTGTGAGTGATATCAAACTCATAAACGCTGGTAAGATTTTGGAGAATAGTAAGACTGTGGGGCAATGTCAGATGCCCTTTGGTGAGCTTCAAAAAGCTATTATAACAATGCATGTTGTTGTTCAGCCATCTGTTACGAAAACAAAATCTGGTAAATCTTCTTAACACTTTTACGGtccggtactaaatggtgggaatgatAATGGaatgttagtgtaattttggtaagaaTATCACTTGATAAATGTAATGACCATacttattctccttcaacaagctcattttcttcacaaaattcattcaaatttattaccacttaaatatgtagtattaggtggtaatgaaaaattgtgaacaaaaaaacttttttatgatgaaactttcattaccatggtaatTACATGATACATAgcatgaaaatttacattatcaatcattcccattactaccatttagtaccactaaccaaacgggccgttagttCTTTCATTAGTCCTGCAAAATATAATGTTTTCTCTATACAtatgaacatttttttttctaggtTACTAGCATGTTGTAGATGTCATTTGCTCTTCAGTTATTGATTGCAACTCAAACTGTATCGTGTTTTTACatatatcaattatcaaattttgaagtatgtGATTCAAAGTTTCCCAAAGTTATATTGGATAAAGAATTATATATCTCAAACATAGTATAAAATGCATTAACAGTGATGCATTAGCGAGAGTGACGCGATTATTGTAATACTAAATATTCGGCTGAAAGCATCAGAAATCCCTCGAAACAACCTAAAACCTGCTGTTTTTACTCCTTTCCAATGCGTGAATTAtcggtttattttattttgaaaaccttcaCACGTGGCTATTGTGATGCAGAGTTATTTTTGCAGTATGATCAAAGTGTGCATTAATGGCTTAAAACTACTTCTATGGTCTTTTATTTGGATGAAGCGACCGTGTAGTTCACTAAAAACCAGAAATAAATCTTCGCCCCCTTAATTGTTTATCGAAATTTCCCCAACTGACGAGGAGAGAGCCGGTGAAAACAGTACTCACGCATAACCATTTCAATTGGTAGTATTGAAGAGAGATTAATATTTGGTCTTTAAGCTCTTCCATAGAAGCAGCACTTGGTTGGGTTTCCACTTGAAGCATACgttcttttttaataattaatgataGGTTATGGATAAAATCGAGCTTTCAATTTCTTtgttaataattagtttttagCATCATCATTTATTAATCCTGTTTAGAGCTTGCAATCAAGCACTGTCCTAACTTCTTTATCACTTTTGATAAGGATATGGTTTGCTGTCATTCAACCCTCCCCAGACTCTAATTATAGCTTATTTTTCTCGCTCTGCTAATGCAATTTGATGTCACTAAGACTTGAACCAAACGGAAATAGAACATACTATTTTTGGTAATGTCTGTCAACACTAAGATCTTTAAGACTTTGTTTTTGAGGCGTGCCTCAGTATTCATATGATATACGCCATCTAATGGGTCATATGCCACATTAGCTGCTTGACCTAGCAAGCCTTTGTAAATTGGGTGACTTCAATcacttttgttttgtttttttcaccTTAAAGGATTTATTTTTATCGACATTTCATTACTTTAATGCCATTAAATTACTCTGATTATAGACAGGAAAAGAAATattgttttcttaaaaaaaattgtttgggTAATGTGTGGTAAGTTTGTTAAGGCCTTAAGGGTAACCATTTATTGTAGTTATTTTTTTGTGTAACCTATATGGTTTACTGTGACTGGTTTTCTATTGCTACATTGTGTTTTTCGACGCAGAAAAGAAAATTGACGAGGCTGAAAGAAAGAGCATCTGTTCCTGCTCGATATTGTGAGAATACTTGCTGTGGATAGAATTTTTTTGGTTGTTCATTGTGTGCTTGTTGCTGGATTACGCACCTGGGGACAAACAGTTATGACGCCTGAAAACACCCGAATAATTCGTGCGCCGAGGAGATTTATACAATTATACTGCACAAGTTTTGCTAGAAAATGTGTATAACTATGTAATATGGTTTTGATGTACTTTACATATCATATCAATTCTGGGGGATGAAAACCTGTTAATGATGTATCTGCTGCACTTTACtgcaattttaatttgttcttgaTATGTACGATTAATTGATTTTGGGTATGTTCGTCAATATAACATAGCAGGAGGAAACAAATGTTGCTATTTGTTTGGTTATGATTGTGATTGATACAAACTTTAATTATGTTTTGGGGTGTTTGACAAGATAACTTGTAAGACAGATTTAGCTTATTTACAAATAGATGGTTAACTAGTCAAATCATCTAGTCCTTTATTGTTTGGTAAACTATTTGATTGAAACACTTTATTGTGTTGTGACTCAGCTAATTTATGACAACTTATAATAATTtctcaattaatattttatttgttcatcaaaatcaatatgtcataaaaacaagtaaaacttataatttcataaagatcaatatttcttgttataaaacaagtaaaagttaTAATTTCACAAAGATCAAAATTTCttgttataaaacaagtaaaattttataagtTCACCAAAATCAATACTTTTAGTTATAAAACAACTTTattcttttaacattttatattaaaaataatatttcacaCTTAATTTAGGAGAGAGTTTTACTAAAATTACTTTTACAtcttttcatataaattttagtcaaatagtcaactaagaaaaaaaaattatgtactaaatagtgattaatatcacaaaagttactttttattataaaatctcatatattcaaaaaaaaaaacactttacaGCGCCTCTCCTAAGAAACCATCTTTATAAGAGACGGCTCTCCAAGCCCAAGCTcaacaattaaataaaagagaaaaatctaaaaactgaTGCGCACATTTGACcttatttggagttggtgttataacctattgaagttggtgttataagctattaaagttggtattatagcctattaaaattggtatttagaGTAGGTTTTATAATCTTTTAAAGTTGTTATTATAATCTATTTAGTgataccaactctaataggttataatactaatttaaataggttataacaccaacttcaaataaaattacattgTGCGCGTTGTTCTAgtagttgttttttttattaataatgggCCGGCCCATTTGAGACATGTCTTTTATAAAGACGGtttcaagtaagaatttgtgaacaCTTTAATATTTAGTAACTTATAAAACTTACTCAAAAATAgtttttaacttattattacttttactattatttaataactAGCAATGACTTAAAGtgaaaatttttacataatatcTTAGAAacttactataactttaaggataaccttaaatatcaaaaaatgaCGTATGATAACAACATTCTTAGcataaccatacttaataaaaatatgtatataaaataacacaaaacTTTATGAACTAGTTCTAAAGCTAACGTAAACATACtaacaaaaattttaacataaaaattgttaaatataATGATGTTCCTAATGTAACGCATAACTCATAAACACATTAATactaatttaaaacataaataatacttaatatcatCATAATATAACTTTTCACTCAACTTCTTAAACATGTTCATAAATTactaattaacatactaaaaatacttagCATaaaacatacttaatataatcttaatcataattctttaaactaacttcctacttAAACATgttcaacatatttcatactttgcatattataaagtaaatataatataaaatttcatataaaaGGTAGGATAAAAAGTTATACTATACTAACACAGAAGGATTAATACTTAGTACTAataaggaaaaataataaaaataagatcctCCAAAATAATATTCCAAGGTCCAGTACACCAAGGTCCAAGATTCAAACTCCAAATGCTAGTATTTCCAAGCTCCCAAAATAAACACTCaagtttaaaaatattgatcctctaagtacccaaagtaatgaCCCAACAATGTTTTAAAAGGATGATGATTTAAGTTAAATTACGATTGTTTTAAGCTCCATCtatttgaatttcttcaactaattacTATTaggaaattaatttttgatataaTGAAGTGATATTAGGAGAAAATGGAAGGAAAATAAATGacttaattatttaatactacACAACTAGAATGATGAATTTGGATGAGTACTTTTGTTACTTATTTTGCAAGGTAGAATGTTGGGAAATGGCTAGTATATAAAAAAGATATTTAGGGGACAAAATCTTATAGAATTTGGATAAAAAAATTGGAATGATTTTCCTATATAGATcgttaacaaagaaaaaaaacatcaaCTTTGGTGttcattaaataaaaattctCAAAGTAGTGTTCTTGTAGGTGAGGTATGACACTAAGCTACCTTATTCTTGGTTTGGAGCCTCCAAACTTCAATATGAACTAAAACAATTATAGTAATGTTTTTTTCAGGGATTGAAGATTTTGACACGGTGTTTCTGTCTACCCAATCTACATATTCAACGGTTGGATTGTCGTTTTGTGCATTGtaagtgggtaatttgtattttgccctaattttaccctattttaccacttttaggtgatgttttagggttgtttggtgtttgtattacctctagtattgtctagagaggattttggttgtacccattaattttattggtgattagtggaagagtgtggtaccacttacggtcccgtggttttttcccgcattgggttttccacgtaaatatcgtgtgtgctttactttccgcatttttactttattgcgCTTGATTGTGGttggttatttttgctcatctaacaacacaaagggagAAAGTGTGTGTATTATATCGCCACTTTCTCAACATAGTGGTATCAAGAGCTTGGTTTATATTTTCTTGGGTGATACTCTTATGTTGGTTTATGATGAATGATAAATCTAGTATGCACGGTATGATTTATTTGGACTCTACCAACTACGCTGTGTGGAAAACTAAGATGGAAGATATTTTTATGTGAAAGATTTGTATGAACCAATCATAAATGAGTCTATGCCCACTGGTCAAGATGAAAGCGGTAGGAACCATTAGACAATTTGTTGATGTTAGTGTGCTCCAACATATTTCCAATGACACGAATGCGTATGAATTGTGGATGAAACTTGAGGCTATGTATGAGAGGAAGAACGCCTTAAGTAAAGCGTCATTGATGAGAAAATTGGTAAAGTTAGATATTCACGATGGTAATAGCATGGTAGTACATTTGAATGATTTTCAAGGTTTGATTAATCAATTGTCTGCAGTGAAAATGTCCTTAGATGATGAGTTGCAGGCACTATTACTACTTTCCTCATTGTCGGATAGTTAGGACACACTATTTGTATCACTTAGCAATTCTGCTCCTGATGGTAAGTTGACAATGGAGAGTGTCAAAGCTAGTCTGCTGAATGAAGAGACTAGGAGAAAGGAGATGGGTTCCTCCAATCATTCTGAAGCTCATTATGTTGCACAAGAGTCTAATAGGGGAAGAAGCAAAAATCGACCTTCTCGAGGTAGAGACAATTCCAGAGACAAGTCTAAATCCAAGGGTAGAATTATTTGTCATTATTGCGACAAGCCGGGACATCTTAAGAGGTTCTGCAGAAAGATGAAAAGAGACAAGTCAAAAGATAGAAAGGGTGATTCATCTGAGTCGAAGTCTGAAGAGAAAAATACTACAGCTCTAGCAATCAGTGATGATGATTTTCTCTTCATTGGTGATAAAGAGTGTTTGAATGTAGCTGGTGATGACTGCAATTGGGTGATTGATTCGGGTGCTTCGTATCATCTTACTTCGCATCAAGACTATTTCTCGTCCTACACTATGGTGGTTTTGGTAGTGTTAGAATGGGGAATGATGGGTCATCCAGGGTTGTCGGCAAAGGCACTATTTACTTGGAAAGTTCCACCGGTTGTAAGCTGATTTTGAGAAATGTTAGACACGTTCCTGATATCAGATTGAATCTCATTTCTATCTTGATGAAGAGGGTTACTTCAGCCACTTCAATGATGGAAAGTGGAAGCTCTGCAAGGGGAATCTTATAGCAGCTCGAGGTAAGAAGCAAGGTTCTCTTTATATGATGCAAGCGAAGGTTTGCGCGGATGAGGTAAATGTTGCagattgttgaaatacacgaagatggtcgaatgcaacaagaggggggggtgaattgttgtgtatctagctttacttcattttccttctaatttgcggaattttaacaaacaaaataaagcttaaacgtaaaaagcaaaagataaaaaggaaacaaagattttacgtggaaaccttcttggcctaataagaaggaaaaccacgaccccccgggatttcaaaattctcactatgttttaggcaatcaattacaattacataaaacaaatatgcttcacttgaagcttctctactctaggcctatttctcttctcttcttttctccttctctttctcttctcacgcttctctattcccttagacttcccttaagtctaattacaataaaaacactcaattacccttacaaggccaattcttaagaagattaaaattaagtagttgctcaagaaaaatataatgaattaattggcattaaaataactttgaatattttacttattttgatctcaccttaaggacactctAAGATGGATATCGGTTTAGCGTAGCAtccctcgtttataaagggaacagccatcagtgcactcaacccacgattaccatgtagtgcactcaccccatgacttccatttacttacttgctcccaaagaaaattgggaagttattgaaagtagaggtggaaaatgactgcggttctcttgtacggttaatagtacatgagtcactaggaagatcctaaattataggagactcgttcaaagtagagaataaatctcttgggtgtccgattttataggagactaattcaaagtgaggaataagtcttctccatatttttaggcgtttaaaaaaactttttgccaattaataaataaatttaattaagcaactaattaaacttttaaccttttacattaaccaaaaacagaaaacgtaattttcgtaacttccagtcaatgtcttctccaaacctgtatcgtggggaacagcgcactgtctccatctacaactttcgtcaggactttaactctaggaacagtaaactgacttctaaagcaattgtccaacttcttggatatttgagacatgtacaacttccacgaaccaagtcataggcttcatcaacgattaacacaatcggatattcacctacaaaacaatctctaaaatatgtttgtttatttagaagtgaagtcatcatcaaaacctaagaggccaacaaattccccctttttgatgatgacaaactttataaacaaacttaagtagacaagagtaaaacaaaattcttagagtatactagagattaaagtaactctaactaACTtggtaaattaactcgttacagtatagtttaccaagcatacatatACCAATTTactcaaattatttaaataattaaactgaaacaaaaatgaaaataaccCTAAACATAAAGTATTCtcaaaacaactttaaaacagttaaacaaaaacaaacaattaaccaaaataaccgtaatgttaaaaacaacaaaaaaaaaacagatacAGAATGTTTTAGCATAAACATAATTAGCAGTTAGCAGCATaatccttgcacacaacacaaacACATTATCTCCCATAATTGAATCAATATGAATCAATTGAGATATGTAACTGTCAATTCACacagctcctcttaagtttgtgcattctcttcccccttttgtcatcaatcaaaaataagagAAGGAATATCAATCCTCAGCACAAAACATATAgaattgtcagtgatgaaagcaagaaacaataataaaagtaagtgccatgaacaataatcaaacctgcataaagttagttgtcacagaccattaataaaagcaaagaaaagtagcaaatgttcaatgtaacaacaacaatgtaccccagatggtacaaagtaaaaagtgaaattgtttgtgaaatgcaACAGCCAtacaaatcttaaaaaatagggagagggttcaaggggcagtctcttcttcatccacatattcggtctgcacttctacagtatccaactttgcaccaagacgattctccatcatggtaagttgatcaacaattgaagcgagtgagacacgaacttcatcttgaaaagcactgaattgAGACTATAGGTCAAtgagcttggagagaacagaTTGTGAGGAAGCTGTAGAGataggatcagcacaaccaataccaggagatgatggaaatggtggtggtgtaaagtgaataggtgatggagggTGATTTGGTGGTgtagtggttggcttgggagagagaggttcatttgaagtaggctcaggaatggtttcagaagtggtatcatca
This region includes:
- the LOC130820221 gene encoding membrane-anchored ubiquitin-fold protein 4-like isoform X1; this encodes MPEEDFVEVKFRLYDGSDIGPFKYSPGSTVAQLKERIVAEWPKDKKIAPKAVSDIKLINAGKILENSKTVGQCQMPFGELQKAIITMHVVVQPSVTKTKSEKKIDEAERKSICSCSIL
- the LOC130820221 gene encoding membrane-anchored ubiquitin-fold protein 4-like isoform X2, whose product is MPEEDFVEVKFRLYDGSDIGPFKYSPGSTVAQLKERIVAEWPKDKKIAPKAVSDIKLINAGKILENSKTVGQCQMPFGELQKAIITMHVVVQPSVTKTKSEN